A DNA window from Aureibaculum sp. 2308TA14-22 contains the following coding sequences:
- a CDS encoding ExbD/TolR family protein, whose translation MARRDTPEINAGSMADIAFLLLIFFLVTTTMDTDAGISRKLPPKPDPNFVPPILKEKNVFEVNVNRNDEILIEGNEYMQVKDLREAAIKFIDNGGGTAADLQASGLSPCTWCEGEKDPASSDHPKKAIISLQSDRGTSYAMYVAVQNELVGAYTDLRNKYAQKKYGRAFDDLKISQQKEIQENIYPQIISEAEPTK comes from the coding sequence ATGGCAAGAAGAGACACACCTGAAATTAATGCAGGATCTATGGCAGATATTGCATTCTTGTTATTAATATTCTTTTTGGTAACAACCACTATGGATACTGATGCTGGTATTTCCCGTAAATTACCACCAAAACCAGATCCTAATTTTGTGCCGCCTATTTTAAAAGAGAAGAATGTATTTGAGGTAAACGTTAATCGAAATGATGAAATCTTAATTGAGGGTAATGAGTACATGCAGGTTAAAGATTTGAGGGAAGCTGCTATAAAGTTTATAGATAATGGAGGCGGAACAGCTGCAGATTTACAAGCAAGTGGGCTATCACCATGCACTTGGTGTGAAGGTGAAAAAGATCCGGCATCTTCTGATCATCCTAAAAAAGCTATTATATCATTACAGAGTGATAGAGGTACTTCTTATGCAATGTATGTCGCAGTACAGAATGAATTGGTGGGTGCTTATACGGACTTGAGAAACAAATATGCTCAGAAAAAATATGGAAGAGCTTTTGATGATTTAAAAATTAGTCAACAAAAGGAAATTCAAGAAAATATTTACCCTCAAATTATTTCAGAGGCAGAACCCACTAAATAA
- a CDS encoding ExbD/TolR family protein: protein MAKFGKKKKGMPAVNTAALPDIVFMLLFFFMVTTVMRETELKIKPPKLPSADQVKKLEKKSLVSYIYVGKSKDGTPGDKIQLNDRISSVEDIKSFIYAERAQRSEAEIPLLTTSIKADSESNVGTITDIKLQLRDVEALKINYSTIKGSALDNIK from the coding sequence ATGGCGAAATTTGGAAAAAAGAAGAAAGGAATGCCAGCAGTTAATACAGCGGCATTACCAGATATTGTATTTATGTTATTGTTCTTTTTTATGGTAACAACTGTTATGCGTGAAACAGAACTTAAGATAAAGCCACCTAAATTGCCTTCAGCTGATCAGGTTAAAAAGCTAGAGAAGAAGAGTTTGGTTAGTTATATTTACGTAGGGAAATCAAAAGATGGAACACCCGGTGATAAAATTCAGTTGAACGATAGAATTTCTAGTGTGGAAGATATTAAAAGTTTTATTTATGCTGAAAGAGCCCAACGTTCTGAAGCAGAAATACCTTTACTGACTACTTCTATCAAAGCAGATAGTGAATCTAATGTAGGTACAATTACTGATATTAAACTACAATTAAGAGATGTAGAAGCATTAAAAATAAATTATTCTACAATTAAAGGTAGTGCATTAGATAATATTAAATAG
- a CDS encoding porin family protein — translation MVKYFLFFFMICGVLSAQNDNTQSNDTIVDNQYLEDQIYVGLSYILMNNLPKGISSNGFSNSLAFGFIKDLPLNERRNFALGIGLGYGRHTYYQNLKITKVENITEFGIADNFKNNKFSMHTLEMPIELRWRTSTINKYKFYRIYFGGKISYAFATNSRFRENDKNSIKVNGIDELNKLQYGLTLSMGYGTWNVNVYYGLSDLFSNANLSETTPIKIRDFRVGLIFYIL, via the coding sequence ATGGTAAAATACTTTTTGTTCTTTTTTATGATTTGTGGAGTGCTTTCAGCACAAAATGATAATACCCAAAGCAATGATACCATTGTAGATAATCAATATTTAGAAGATCAAATTTATGTAGGCCTTTCCTACATACTAATGAACAATTTGCCTAAAGGTATATCTAGTAATGGATTTTCTAATAGTTTAGCCTTTGGGTTTATAAAAGATTTACCTTTAAACGAAAGAAGAAATTTTGCATTAGGTATAGGCTTGGGTTATGGACGGCATACGTATTATCAAAATTTAAAAATTACCAAAGTCGAAAATATTACTGAGTTTGGTATAGCAGATAATTTTAAGAACAATAAGTTTTCAATGCATACCTTAGAAATGCCCATTGAACTACGGTGGCGTACTTCTACAATCAATAAATATAAGTTTTACAGAATTTATTTTGGAGGTAAAATAAGCTATGCTTTTGCTACTAATTCAAGGTTCAGAGAAAACGATAAGAATTCTATTAAAGTTAATGGTATTGATGAGCTTAATAAGTTACAATATGGCTTAACGCTGTCAATGGGCTACGGAACATGGAATGTAAATGTGTATTATGGACTGTCAGATTTGTTTTCTAATGCAAACCTATCTGAAACAACTCCAATCAAAATTAGAGACTTTAGGGTTGGGTTGATTTTTTACATACTTTAG
- the rpoN gene encoding RNA polymerase factor sigma-54, with protein sequence MLKQSLQYKLLQKLSPQQIQLMKMIQLPTQAFEQKVKQEIEENPALDSGKDKGDDYDSDLQNEYDDTGNETIETDVNIDEYLSDDEMPSYKLRSNNYSSDDDEKRVPYAAGTSFNQFLTNQLNTFRLSEQEHQIAEFLVGSIDESGYIRRDIEDIVDDLAFSENIFTEASEVKRMLGYVQKLDPAGVGAQSLEECLLIQLKRKSETKERKLAITILEKAFEHFVKKHYKKLLQKFDITEDELKSAIGEIEKLNPKPGGSFANTNKIVEQIVPDFSIRIIEGQLDLTLNSRNAPELHISNEYNNMLKGYAASKDKSKSQKDAVQFIKQKLDAAKWFIDAIKQRQQTLMLTMNAIMHMQEEYFLTGDERKLKPMILKDIADKINMDVSTVSRVANSKYVDTPYGTKLIKNFFSESMMTDQGEEVSTREIKKILDTVVKEENKKKPLTDEKLAKILKDKGYLIARRTVAKYREQLNIPVARLRKEI encoded by the coding sequence ATGCTTAAGCAAAGTCTTCAATATAAACTGTTACAAAAATTATCACCTCAGCAAATACAGCTGATGAAAATGATTCAATTGCCTACGCAGGCTTTTGAACAAAAAGTAAAACAAGAAATTGAAGAAAACCCGGCATTGGACAGCGGCAAAGACAAAGGTGATGATTATGACAGCGATCTGCAAAATGAGTATGACGATACTGGTAACGAAACTATTGAAACCGATGTAAATATTGATGAATATCTGAGTGATGACGAAATGCCCAGTTATAAACTACGAAGCAATAATTACAGTAGTGACGATGACGAAAAAAGAGTGCCGTATGCAGCTGGCACTTCATTTAATCAATTTTTGACCAACCAATTAAATACTTTTAGGCTAAGCGAACAAGAACATCAAATAGCTGAGTTTTTGGTAGGCAGTATCGATGAAAGTGGTTATATACGAAGGGATATTGAAGATATAGTTGATGATTTGGCATTCTCTGAAAATATATTTACCGAAGCCTCTGAAGTAAAACGAATGTTAGGTTATGTTCAAAAATTGGATCCTGCTGGTGTAGGTGCACAAAGTCTGGAAGAATGTTTGTTGATTCAATTAAAAAGAAAATCCGAAACTAAAGAACGGAAACTAGCCATTACCATTTTAGAAAAAGCCTTTGAACATTTTGTAAAAAAGCACTACAAAAAATTGCTGCAAAAATTTGACATCACTGAAGATGAGCTAAAAAGTGCTATTGGTGAAATTGAGAAGTTGAACCCAAAACCAGGCGGATCTTTTGCTAATACTAATAAAATTGTAGAGCAAATAGTACCCGATTTTTCCATTAGAATTATTGAAGGTCAATTAGACTTGACATTAAATTCAAGAAATGCACCAGAACTACATATTTCTAATGAGTATAATAATATGTTAAAAGGTTACGCAGCTTCTAAGGACAAATCAAAATCACAAAAAGACGCTGTGCAGTTTATAAAGCAAAAATTAGATGCCGCAAAATGGTTTATTGATGCCATAAAACAACGTCAACAAACCTTAATGTTGACTATGAATGCTATTATGCATATGCAAGAGGAATATTTTTTAACAGGAGATGAACGCAAATTAAAACCTATGATCTTAAAAGACATTGCGGACAAAATAAACATGGATGTTTCAACAGTTTCTAGGGTGGCCAATAGTAAATATGTTGATACTCCCTATGGCACAAAATTGATTAAAAATTTCTTCTCTGAATCTATGATGACAGATCAAGGTGAAGAAGTATCAACCAGAGAAATTAAAAAAATATTGGATACTGTTGTTAAAGAAGAAAACAAGAAAAAACCGTTAACTGACGAGAAATTAGCTAAAATTTTAAAAGACAAAGGGTATTTAATTGCTCGTAGAACGGTAGCAAAATATAGAGAACAGTTGAACATACCTGTTGCCAGATTACGAAAAGAAATTTAA